ATTTTGCAAGTTTCGTACGACAGTTGAATAAATACGATTTTCACAAGGTCAAAATTCCCAATGAAGCTAAACTGACGTATCCTTATGGCGAAGATGCTTGGGAATTCAAACATCCAGATTTTAGAATGAATGATCGTGCCTCGTTGGAAAACATAAAGAGAAAGGGACCCTCGAATAAAAAGATTAATAAGCAAGTTTCAAACGGGTCAAAGATCAAGCCGAAAGTTAGTGCAGTAGGTGTCGTGAAACAGGAAGACTCGAAAGAGGCTAGTGAAAGTGGAGCAAATGATGTCAGTACAACAGAAGCGGCGTATGATACCGACATTAATGGACACTACAATGAACGTTTTGGCCAATTAACTTCTGGTCAGAACAAGTTAAGagatcaaatcaatcaagttAAAGacacaaatcaaatgttgCATCAAGAGTTTAATGTActacaaagaaaatatCAGACGTTAGTTGAGCATATTGTTTCTATAAATTCGTTTAATGAGAGATACTACCGATCGATTAGTGTTTTGGTCAATTCCTTGGTGCAAGCCGGAATCAAAGTCCCACCATTAGATTTTCCTCCTCCCAACACTGGCCCAtttcaattgcaagaaCCAAATTCTAGCCCGTCATTTCCAATTACACTGAGTTCCATACCGGCTTCATCGTTGCCCAGTATATCTCAACATCTACAACTGCAATCACCACGCGTGAATCATTTACAATCTCCATTGGTTCCTCCGGCACAGGTAGGGTCTCCACGTTTGCCAATTCCTCAGACAACTTCAGCAACCAATGCACAATCATCTTTGCTTAATCTGAATAATCGCACCTTGTCAATTCCTGGAGGTAGACCTGCgccaaattcattttcagcAACAAGTCCAATAAGCGGGTTGGCGTCTTTGAGTCGACTGCTGTCCATTCATCAACTTACACaaccttcttttcctcaaGATAAGTCTTCGACCGAACCAAATGATTCACGAACTATTTCTATGCTTCACAAGCAAAACAAGTCCGATGACAACTCACCAACAAGTGAGGGTGACATTCTCAATGCCAACCCCGAGCAGTCTCTGGGGTCGGTTGATGCCACAgcatcaaacaacaatcaccTTCCAACATCTaatgaatttgttcaacCATCGCCATCTAATAAACCTATATCTCCGATAACTAGCACATCAGCTTCTCCGAGTGGTAATGTTCTTCCACAAATTAGCACCACATCAATCCCCAATCCCAAGTTTCACGTTCTTTTGGTAGAAGACGATAATGTGTGCATACAATTGTGCAGAAAATTCTTGG
The Candida orthopsilosis Co 90-125, chromosome 5 draft sequence genome window above contains:
- a CDS encoding Skn7 protein (similar to C. parapsilosis CPAR2_304240 and C. albicans SKN7 similar to S. cerevisiae Skn7p, which is predicted to be a response regulator protein in a phosphorelay signal transduction pathway) encodes the protein MAPLDKPIPPNSTLATTASSNQSGSNDFVKKLFLMLQEDSYKDVVRWTQNGDSFVVINTNNFTKNILPRHFKHSNFASFVRQLNKYDFHKVKIPNEAKSTYPYGEDAWEFKHPDFRMNDRASLENIKRKGPSNKKINKQVSNGSKIKPKVSAVGVVKQEDSKEASESGANDVSTTEAAYDTDINGHYNERFGQLTSGQNKLRDQINQVKDTNQMLHQEFNVLQRKYQTLVEHIVSINSFNERYYRSISVLVNSLVQAGIKVPPLDFPPPNTGPFQLQEPNSSPSFPITSSSIPASSLPSISQHLQSQSPRVNHLQSPLVPPAQVGSPRLPIPQTTSATNAQSSLLNSNNRTLSIPGGRPAPNSFSATSPISGLASLSRSSSIHQLTQPSFPQDKSSTEPNDSRTISMLHKQNKSDDNSPTSEGDILNANPEQSSGSVDATASNNNHLPTSNEFVQPSPSNKPISPITSTSASPSGNVLPQISTTSIPNPKFHVLLVEDDNVCIQLCRKFLVKYGCQVTVVTDGLNAISTVESTKYDLVLMDIVMPNLDGATATSVIRSFDTRTPIIAMTGNIEDNDLVTYLQNGMSDILAKPFTKDDLYSILAKHLLKEGKTDEEPISKKQRIE